The following coding sequences lie in one Vicinamibacteria bacterium genomic window:
- a CDS encoding DUF6036 family nucleotidyltransferase: MRRPLDTDRLRAFMRALGEAVRRPTNVYFTGGATAILLGFRASTVDIDLCMVPEQDEVFRAIPELKEKLELNVELASPRDFIPELPGWRERSLFIATEGKISFYHFDLYSQALSKLQRGHAKDLDDVERMHDRGRIETGRLVELFESIEAELYRFPAIDPGAFRRRVEGFARSHHTD, encoded by the coding sequence GTGCGTCGGCCTCTAGACACGGACCGCTTACGCGCCTTCATGCGCGCGCTGGGCGAGGCGGTTCGTCGACCGACGAACGTCTATTTCACCGGAGGCGCGACTGCGATTCTGCTGGGATTTCGGGCGAGCACGGTCGATATCGACCTCTGCATGGTGCCGGAGCAGGACGAAGTTTTTCGCGCTATACCTGAGCTCAAAGAGAAGCTCGAGCTCAATGTCGAGCTGGCCTCTCCGCGGGATTTCATTCCGGAGCTCCCGGGATGGCGCGAGCGGAGCCTCTTCATCGCGACCGAGGGGAAGATCTCTTTCTATCACTTCGATCTCTATTCCCAGGCGCTGTCGAAGCTGCAACGCGGCCACGCGAAAGACCTCGACGACGTGGAGCGAATGCACGACCGAGGCCGGATAGAGACGGGTCGACTCGTGGAGCTCTTCGAGTCCATCGAAGCTGAGCTGTATCGATTTCCCGCGATCGACCCGGGCGCATTCCGCCGGAGAGTCGAGGGTTTCGCTCGATCGCACCACACCGATTGA